In the genome of Myxococcus stipitatus, one region contains:
- a CDS encoding TadE/TadG family type IV pilus assembly protein: MNSRTTATQSGQAAVESAIVLPLFVFLILGTLQIGLMHQARLLTKYAAYKAVRAGSLHNANVKTMEAAALAVLLPILGTRASGAGGIEYVRPVGSASEFETKFNELKSNEMPGVNLKYAEVTVCGPTQEEISGSSGELDFDDPKNTTPSGWKENHKTKLRIQVTLNYRLVIPFADWVIYQAARGREIPMQLRMGKIKAQEQAKTSGRRFGGAATGEGPYESAAGQGIYIMPIRATYTMRMQSNFYLGANALPGSNVCVFPFSY, encoded by the coding sequence ATGAACTCCCGCACCACAGCGACCCAGTCAGGACAGGCCGCGGTGGAATCCGCCATTGTCCTGCCGCTCTTCGTCTTCCTCATCCTGGGCACGCTCCAGATTGGCCTGATGCACCAGGCGCGGCTGCTGACCAAGTACGCCGCCTACAAGGCCGTGCGAGCGGGCTCGCTCCACAACGCCAACGTGAAGACGATGGAGGCCGCGGCGCTCGCGGTGCTCCTGCCCATCCTGGGCACCCGGGCCTCCGGGGCGGGCGGCATCGAGTACGTCCGGCCGGTGGGCAGCGCCAGCGAGTTCGAGACCAAGTTCAACGAGCTGAAGTCCAACGAGATGCCCGGGGTGAACCTCAAGTACGCCGAGGTCACCGTCTGCGGCCCCACCCAGGAGGAGATTTCCGGGAGCAGTGGCGAGCTCGACTTCGACGACCCGAAGAACACGACGCCCAGCGGCTGGAAGGAGAACCACAAGACCAAGCTCCGCATCCAGGTGACGCTCAACTACCGGCTCGTCATCCCCTTCGCGGACTGGGTCATCTACCAGGCGGCGCGCGGCCGCGAGATTCCGATGCAGCTGCGCATGGGCAAGATCAAGGCCCAGGAGCAGGCGAAGACGTCCGGCCGCCGCTTCGGTGGCGCCGCCACGGGCGAGGGCCCCTACGAGAGCGCCGCCGGCCAGGGCATCTACATCATGCCCATCCGCGCTACGTACACCATGCGGATGCAGTCCAACTTCTACCTGGGCGCCAACGCCCTTCCTGGGAGCAACGT